From the Natronococcus sp. AD-5 genome, one window contains:
- a CDS encoding universal stress protein — MYDKILIATDGSDVAMTAANQGLAIAEMFDTTVHVLSVADVHEISRWETVQKHLRTERRRDVDAIASIAADRNLTVERVVRDGRPHHEILAYAEENDVDLLVLGTHGRTGICRWMLGSITTNVVRESPRPVLTVGETTKHVPRRFNEILVATDGRPGTAAAVDHAIALADAYGATVHALYVVDNTLSRLPAVLEEFERIGTKTTTNLKIRATECGVDVVRAVERGEPHRAIVGYAVDHAADLIVIGTEGRSGLDRLAFGSVAQRIVSTSPVPVLTVRAIEQDRS; from the coding sequence ATGTACGATAAAATATTGATTGCGACCGACGGAAGCGACGTCGCGATGACTGCCGCAAACCAAGGTCTGGCGATCGCAGAGATGTTCGACACCACCGTCCATGTACTGTCCGTTGCAGACGTTCATGAGATCTCGCGGTGGGAAACCGTTCAGAAACACCTTCGGACCGAGCGCCGCCGAGACGTCGACGCGATTGCGAGCATCGCTGCGGACCGCAATCTCACCGTTGAACGAGTCGTCCGTGATGGACGGCCGCATCACGAAATACTCGCCTACGCCGAGGAGAATGACGTCGACCTCCTCGTACTCGGAACGCATGGTCGAACGGGCATCTGCCGGTGGATGCTCGGCAGCATCACGACAAATGTCGTTCGCGAATCGCCCCGTCCGGTTCTCACGGTCGGCGAAACCACGAAACACGTTCCTCGCCGATTCAACGAAATTCTCGTCGCGACGGACGGCCGACCCGGAACGGCCGCCGCCGTCGATCACGCGATCGCGCTGGCGGATGCGTATGGCGCGACCGTCCACGCCCTCTACGTGGTCGACAACACTCTCTCGAGACTTCCGGCCGTTCTCGAGGAGTTCGAACGCATCGGGACGAAAACGACAACGAATCTCAAGATTCGGGCGACTGAGTGCGGCGTGGACGTCGTTCGGGCGGTGGAACGAGGTGAACCACACAGAGCGATCGTCGGTTACGCCGTCGATCACGCTGCCGACCTGATCGTCATTGGAACGGAAGGACGTAGCGGACTTGACCGTCTCGCCTTCGGAAGCGTCGCTCAGCGAATCGTCAGCACGTCTCCGGTGCCCGTACTAACGGTTCGGGCTATCGAACAGGATCGGTCGTAA
- a CDS encoding universal stress protein, translating into MVISTTEEAVWDHEFIEEREEAAEQLLEEYEALAADLGVSIRTELAHCSPSQAIIGAADDFDANYIVGSRDRTGNRPCTTGQRRRNRCEANTRLGRDRSPERWTMQSALGSDYQFN; encoded by the coding sequence ATGGTTATCTCGACGACCGAGGAGGCGGTCTGGGATCACGAATTCATAGAAGAACGAGAAGAAGCGGCCGAACAGTTGCTCGAGGAGTACGAAGCGCTCGCAGCAGATCTCGGCGTTTCGATTCGAACGGAACTCGCCCACTGCTCGCCGTCGCAAGCGATTATCGGCGCGGCCGACGATTTCGACGCTAACTACATCGTGGGTAGCAGAGATCGAACGGGAAATCGGCCGTGTACTACTGGGCAGCGTCGCCGAAACCGTTGCGAGGCGAACACCCGTCTCGGTCGCGATCGTTCGCCCGAAAGATGGACGATGCAATCGGCACTCGGCTCTGATTATCAATTCAATTAA
- a CDS encoding dodecin family protein, with the protein MPAVKVIRVMGTSEESWEDAAREAFREASQTVNDISGIHVERWTADVEDGEIVQYRATTEIAFPVEH; encoded by the coding sequence ATGCCGGCAGTGAAAGTAATCCGCGTGATGGGAACGTCCGAAGAATCTTGGGAGGACGCGGCCCGCGAGGCGTTCCGCGAAGCAAGTCAGACGGTCAACGATATTTCCGGGATTCACGTTGAGCGGTGGACGGCGGATGTCGAAGACGGCGAAATCGTCCAGTACAGGGCGACGACCGAGATCGCGTTCCCGGTCGAACACTGA
- a CDS encoding universal stress protein, producing the protein MTLHVLVPLDGSTQPWPAFDHAISTYEGETIRALNVVDPIEDVFSDYDTSYYQADAHDRAVERGKRLGEQAHERASNADIAQTTAIETTVETGRPARTITEYAVSNDVDHIVMGSHGRSGVSRILLGSVAETVARRVPVPVTIVR; encoded by the coding sequence ATGACGCTGCACGTACTCGTTCCCCTCGACGGATCGACTCAACCCTGGCCTGCGTTTGATCACGCGATCTCAACCTATGAGGGAGAGACGATCAGAGCGCTCAACGTCGTTGATCCAATCGAAGACGTATTCAGCGACTACGACACCAGCTATTACCAGGCTGACGCGCACGATCGAGCCGTCGAACGCGGCAAACGGCTCGGTGAGCAGGCGCATGAACGGGCCAGCAACGCCGATATCGCCCAAACGACCGCGATCGAAACCACAGTCGAAACCGGTCGCCCTGCTCGGACGATCACCGAGTACGCAGTGTCAAACGACGTCGACCACATCGTTATGGGAAGTCACGGTCGTTCCGGCGTTTCGCGAATATTGCTCGGAAGCGTCGCCGAAACGGTCGCACGACGGGTGCCGGTCCCGGTCACGATCGTCAGATAG